CCTGGTCGAGGGACGGGCGGGACAGATGTCATGACGCCTCCTATCCGCTAGAATGCCCGGCATGCAGCCTCGGCAGCGTTTCCTGAACCGGACTGCACGCTCCCTTTGGCATCTGCCTGCCCTTCCCCAGACTGAATGACGGCCCAGCCCCTGTGCTGGGCCGTTTTGTTGGTGTGTTCTGGGAGCGGAAGGCCGTCGGCCCCACGCCGCCCGTGGGTCGAGTTCAGCGTCAGCCCAACCCGCCTCACGAGGTGACACCTTGAAGCAGACCGCCTTTGAACCCGGTGACCGCGTCGTCCTTCCGCCCTATGGAATCGGGGTGGTGAGCAGCATCTGCCTGCGCCCCGTCGCCGGGGAAGATCACGCCTACTATCAGGTGGACTTCCCGAACACCTCCAGCCGCGCGTTCGTGCCCGTCGCATCCCCCGACATCGCCGGGATGCGCGCCGCCCTGACTGCGCATGACATGCCGGCCCTGCTGGACTCCCTGAAGACCAGTCGCCTGAACCTGCCCCGCCAGTGGGCAGCCCGCCACCGCCGCGTGACTGAGATCCTCGTCAGCGGCAACCCCTTCGAACTGGCGATCCTGACCTGCGAACTGCGCCGCTGGAACGTCGAGCGGGGCCTGCCCGATCTGGACCGGCAGGCGTTCCGCCGCGCGATCAAGCTGCTGGAGCAGGAGGTCAGTGGCCTGCAGGACGGCGGCGCGCAGGACGTGCAGCAGCTGCTGGTGCACGCCTGGAATGAGACGCCGCAGGCGGTCGCAGCCGACTGAGCACTGCAGACGACAAGCGGCCGGGCGCGTAGCCCGGCCGTCCTGTCATTGCTGCGTGTATCAAAAGCACGTCCCCGACGCTGGAGGCGTCGGGGACGAGGAGAGCAGAGTTACAGTCAGCCCGCGGGGGGCTGGTGTGGGAAGAGATGAGGAACCTGTAGAAAGGAGGTGAT
This region of Deinococcus sp. JMULE3 genomic DNA includes:
- a CDS encoding CarD family transcriptional regulator, with the translated sequence MKQTAFEPGDRVVLPPYGIGVVSSICLRPVAGEDHAYYQVDFPNTSSRAFVPVASPDIAGMRAALTAHDMPALLDSLKTSRLNLPRQWAARHRRVTEILVSGNPFELAILTCELRRWNVERGLPDLDRQAFRRAIKLLEQEVSGLQDGGAQDVQQLLVHAWNETPQAVAAD